In Proteus vulgaris, one DNA window encodes the following:
- a CDS encoding fimbrial protein codes for MNIKPHFKPIVLGALLTCISFYGYSAVDDSAVVIVKGSVTKGTCAFTLSDQAVKFSQSILMQNVDEIGVKKENKIPFSVNYLCQDYVDETPDMEVVIKAGSGTQIANNKISPVNNPTNASFALYDCKDDHCSLVNFNAGTSSVYITTGNGNKNKDFEVELVKKDSSAVNPGTLKAILALTLIQP; via the coding sequence ATGAACATAAAGCCACATTTTAAACCAATTGTATTGGGTGCATTATTAACTTGTATCTCTTTTTATGGATATAGCGCTGTTGATGATTCTGCGGTTGTAATAGTAAAAGGTTCAGTAACAAAAGGAACGTGTGCTTTTACTTTATCAGACCAAGCGGTGAAGTTTTCTCAATCAATATTAATGCAAAATGTTGATGAAATCGGTGTAAAAAAGGAAAACAAAATACCTTTTTCAGTTAATTATCTTTGCCAGGATTATGTTGATGAAACACCTGATATGGAAGTTGTTATAAAAGCAGGCTCAGGAACACAAATTGCAAATAATAAAATATCACCGGTGAATAATCCAACTAATGCGAGTTTTGCTCTATACGATTGTAAAGATGATCATTGTTCTTTGGTTAATTTTAATGCTGGAACAAGTTCTGTTTATATTACAACAGGAAATGGTAATAAAAATAAAGACTTTGAAGTCGAGCTCGTTAAGAAAGACAGTTCAGCGGTTAATCCCGGTACGCTAAAAGCAATATTAGCATTAACACTTATACAACCTTGA
- a CDS encoding APC family permease translates to MSDNVISSIGTNQTGANNRVQLRKTLTLMQVVMMGLAFLQPMTIFDTFGIVSGITNGHVATSYAIALVAILFTAVSYGKLVKRFPSAGSAYTYAQKSMSPYVGFMVGWSSLLDYLFMPMINILLAKIYLQAIFPGVEPWIFVFGLVALMTFFNLRGINVVANLNTAIVIVQVAVMVVFVGLLIHGVYNGEGAGELWTFRPFASVDAEVIPMITGATILCFSFLGFDGISTLSEETPNAGKVIPKAIFLTALIGGIIFIAVSYFLQLYFPDISRFKNPEESQPEIMLYVAGALFQSIILVFSCVTVLASGMAAHAGVARLLYVMGRDGVFPEKTFGYVHPKWRTPAFNVLLVGFLALGAVFFDLVTATALINFGALVAFTFVNLSVISQFYIRERRNKGIMDHINYLILPIIGAATMGVLWINLEPGSMELGLVWGAIGILYMVWITRRFRRPMPQMPEK, encoded by the coding sequence ATGTCAGATAACGTCATCTCCTCTATCGGCACTAACCAAACTGGTGCTAACAATCGAGTTCAACTACGTAAAACCTTGACACTGATGCAGGTAGTCATGATGGGGCTTGCTTTTTTACAGCCTATGACTATTTTCGATACATTTGGTATCGTTTCTGGCATTACCAATGGTCACGTAGCAACATCGTATGCAATTGCTTTAGTTGCAATTTTATTTACCGCAGTAAGTTATGGAAAATTAGTTAAGCGTTTTCCATCAGCCGGCTCGGCGTATACTTATGCTCAAAAATCCATGAGTCCATATGTGGGCTTTATGGTAGGTTGGTCTTCTTTACTCGACTATTTATTTATGCCAATGATCAACATTTTATTGGCGAAAATCTATTTACAAGCAATATTCCCGGGTGTTGAACCGTGGATCTTTGTATTTGGTTTAGTGGCTTTAATGACGTTCTTTAACCTACGTGGTATTAACGTTGTTGCTAACTTGAATACAGCAATTGTTATTGTGCAAGTTGCAGTAATGGTTGTGTTTGTAGGGTTACTTATCCACGGTGTATATAACGGAGAAGGTGCAGGGGAGTTATGGACCTTTAGACCATTTGCGTCTGTTGATGCAGAAGTTATACCGATGATAACTGGAGCAACAATACTCTGTTTCTCATTCTTAGGTTTTGACGGTATCAGTACATTATCAGAAGAGACACCAAATGCAGGTAAAGTTATCCCTAAAGCGATTTTCTTAACAGCGCTGATTGGCGGGATTATCTTTATTGCGGTTTCTTACTTTTTACAACTGTATTTCCCTGATATTTCACGATTCAAAAATCCAGAAGAATCACAACCAGAAATAATGCTGTATGTTGCGGGAGCTTTATTCCAGTCCATTATATTAGTGTTCTCTTGCGTAACAGTATTAGCATCAGGTATGGCGGCTCATGCAGGTGTTGCTCGTTTACTTTATGTTATGGGACGTGATGGGGTATTCCCAGAGAAGACTTTTGGTTATGTACACCCTAAATGGCGTACCCCAGCATTTAACGTGCTATTAGTGGGTTTCTTAGCCTTAGGTGCAGTGTTCTTCGATTTAGTCACTGCAACGGCATTAATTAACTTTGGTGCGTTGGTTGCGTTTACTTTCGTGAACTTGTCTGTAATTTCACAGTTCTATATTCGTGAGCGCCGTAATAAAGGAATAATGGACCACATTAATTACCTGATATTACCTATTATTGGTGCAGCGACAATGGGGGTCTTGTGGATAAACCTTGAGCCAGGTTCTATGGAATTAGGCCTTGTTTGGGGCGCTATTGGTATACTTTATATGGTGTGGATCACGCGTCGTTTCCGTCGTCCAATGCCACAGATGCCAGAGAAGTAA
- a CDS encoding ligand-gated channel protein, whose translation MVVLNKNKIALGVVAAIASSFVMTATAENVEKLLVTTASGFKQTVEDAPASVSVVTREQLETKSYRDVTDALKDVPGVLVTGGGSSSDISIRGMDAKYTMILVDGKRVASRETRPNSDNSGIEQGWLPPLPAIERIEVVRGPMSSLYGSDAMGGVINIITRKAQKEWNFSLRADSTITERKDSGNTNQGSFYAGGPLIDNVLGLKIQGQYSHRSEDKIVNGYNRQITATGGGTLSWTPDEQNTIDFEFKKDNQHRDSRVWHSKSGAPSRGKAPESSFTDYELTHYALTHDGVYDFGTMNTYVQRDESRNPSRKMDYDDTTVRNQTVLMFGDHTLSVGAQYRYEELKDEGNKLKGSNKLDRYSWALFAEDEWAMTNDFALTGGLRMDKDENFGTHWTPRVYGVWHLADEWTLKGGVSTGYRSPDLRQATASWGQGTGGGNYDAVIYGNPSLKPEKSVTEEISIIWDNRENLTASFGLFNTDFKDKIMEERRCDSRTNKDGSKMTDLRDCTLADGVGNSGGPYDFVSDRTNVDKANMRGIEATFNWTISPEWNLAANYTFTDTEQKSGDFKGKPLNKQPRHMANATLNWETTPEMETWARINFRGKTSDYLSRTSMSHGTPSYAFVDIGTSYSLTKQLNVIGGVYNVLDRRIDQEHFNTTLEGRRYNIGLNYNF comes from the coding sequence ATGGTAGTGTTAAATAAAAATAAAATCGCGCTTGGCGTTGTTGCTGCTATTGCATCAAGTTTTGTAATGACTGCAACAGCTGAAAATGTAGAAAAACTACTTGTTACAACTGCTTCTGGGTTTAAACAAACGGTTGAAGATGCGCCTGCGTCAGTTTCTGTTGTTACACGTGAACAATTAGAAACTAAGTCTTATCGTGACGTGACTGATGCGCTAAAAGACGTTCCTGGCGTATTAGTAACAGGTGGTGGAAGTAGTTCTGATATTAGTATTCGTGGTATGGATGCAAAATATACCATGATCTTGGTTGATGGTAAGCGTGTTGCATCGCGTGAGACGCGTCCTAATAGTGATAACTCGGGTATTGAACAAGGCTGGTTACCGCCTTTACCTGCCATTGAACGCATTGAAGTTGTACGTGGCCCAATGTCTTCTTTATATGGCTCTGATGCAATGGGTGGGGTTATCAATATTATTACCCGCAAAGCGCAAAAAGAGTGGAACTTTAGTTTACGTGCAGACAGCACTATCACAGAGCGTAAAGATTCAGGTAACACTAATCAAGGCAGTTTTTATGCGGGTGGTCCATTAATTGATAATGTGTTGGGCTTGAAAATTCAAGGTCAATATTCACATCGTAGCGAAGACAAAATTGTGAATGGCTATAACCGTCAGATCACAGCAACAGGTGGTGGTACTTTAAGTTGGACGCCTGATGAGCAGAACACGATTGATTTTGAATTTAAAAAAGATAATCAACATCGTGACTCTCGCGTGTGGCATTCTAAATCAGGAGCACCTAGTCGAGGAAAAGCCCCTGAAAGTAGTTTTACTGACTATGAACTGACACATTATGCACTTACTCATGATGGTGTTTATGACTTTGGTACGATGAATACTTATGTTCAGCGTGATGAAAGCCGTAATCCATCCCGTAAAATGGATTATGACGACACAACAGTACGTAATCAGACAGTTTTAATGTTCGGTGATCATACCTTAAGTGTTGGTGCCCAGTATCGTTATGAAGAATTAAAAGATGAAGGGAATAAACTTAAAGGTAGCAATAAATTAGACCGTTATAGTTGGGCACTATTTGCTGAAGATGAATGGGCGATGACCAATGATTTCGCTTTAACGGGCGGTTTGCGTATGGATAAAGATGAAAACTTTGGTACACACTGGACACCTCGTGTTTACGGAGTCTGGCATCTTGCTGACGAGTGGACATTAAAAGGTGGGGTATCTACCGGTTATCGTTCACCTGATTTACGTCAAGCAACAGCATCATGGGGACAAGGTACGGGTGGTGGTAACTATGATGCGGTTATTTATGGTAATCCAAGCTTAAAACCTGAAAAATCAGTTACCGAAGAAATCTCGATTATTTGGGATAACCGTGAAAACCTGACAGCAAGTTTTGGTCTGTTCAATACCGACTTTAAAGATAAGATCATGGAAGAGCGTCGTTGTGATAGCCGTACCAATAAAGACGGCTCTAAAATGACGGATCTACGTGATTGTACATTAGCAGATGGTGTCGGAAATAGTGGTGGCCCTTATGACTTTGTAAGCGATAGAACGAACGTAGATAAAGCTAATATGCGTGGTATTGAAGCCACCTTTAACTGGACAATATCACCAGAGTGGAATTTAGCGGCTAACTATACTTTTACAGATACTGAACAAAAAAGTGGTGATTTCAAAGGTAAGCCATTAAATAAACAGCCACGTCATATGGCTAATGCAACTTTAAACTGGGAAACAACGCCAGAAATGGAAACATGGGCGCGTATTAACTTCCGTGGTAAAACCTCTGATTACTTATCACGCACCTCTATGTCACATGGTACGCCTTCTTATGCATTTGTTGATATTGGTACCAGCTATAGCTTAACCAAGCAATTAAATGTGATTGGTGGTGTTTACAATGTGTTAGATCGTCGTATTGACCAAGAACATTTTAATACTACATTAGAAGGTCGTCGTTACAATATTGGTCTGAACTATAACTTCTAA
- a CDS encoding fimbrial biogenesis chaperone, translated as MIKITNRIRKFFVILLMIISPLAYSKGVGLNATRIIYPEGENSVGVIIRNEEPKMNYLVQAYISSDENPIVFQVTPPLFRINSLSRHEVKIYAMSNSLPKDRESIFYFHAKMIPGQSNNSDTAGLSVGFDNVIKLFYRPKNLPMTSEDAQKKLGFSVEGKQLKVVNNSPYYVNFAGFSVNNIKLDVSLANNNAMIAPYSSIKYTLPTGVTKGNVQWRTIDDLGGFNEHKATF; from the coding sequence ATGATTAAAATTACAAATAGAATAAGAAAATTTTTTGTTATTTTACTAATGATTATATCTCCACTTGCTTATTCTAAAGGTGTGGGTTTAAACGCTACACGTATTATTTATCCTGAAGGTGAGAATAGTGTAGGTGTTATCATTCGTAATGAAGAACCAAAAATGAATTATTTGGTACAAGCCTATATTTCCTCTGATGAAAACCCAATTGTATTTCAAGTCACTCCACCTCTTTTTAGAATTAATAGTTTATCAAGGCATGAAGTGAAAATTTATGCCATGAGTAATTCTTTACCGAAAGATAGAGAAAGTATTTTTTATTTTCATGCAAAGATGATCCCTGGACAAAGCAATAATTCTGACACAGCGGGCCTAAGTGTGGGATTTGATAATGTTATAAAACTTTTCTACCGACCTAAAAATTTACCGATGACATCAGAGGATGCGCAAAAGAAATTAGGATTTAGTGTGGAAGGAAAACAATTAAAGGTAGTTAATAATTCCCCTTATTATGTCAACTTTGCTGGGTTTTCTGTCAACAATATAAAGCTAGATGTTAGTTTGGCCAATAACAATGCCATGATCGCGCCTTATAGTTCGATAAAATATACCTTACCTACAGGTGTAACTAAAGGAAATGTTCAATGGCGTACAATAGATGATTTAGGTGGATTTAATGAACATAAAGCCACATTTTAA
- a CDS encoding fimbrial protein — MSLIKKVAPFIVLSGFMVAGNAFAATQGTTVSFEALIRAASCDVSSTTEGSRIDWGTFTSDEVSGKNVGDQLGDNKTFNLELSNCTAALAADGTINLYARGNKSNFDSEMFANATAASLAVKLLATASNTLVKPNVETGLKLGQEIIKDGTGRIPMTAGLYLTNGAVTSDELKVPVTFTVAYN; from the coding sequence ATGTCTTTAATTAAGAAAGTTGCTCCGTTTATCGTGTTGTCTGGATTTATGGTTGCAGGTAATGCTTTTGCTGCAACACAGGGTACAACTGTGTCATTCGAAGCATTAATTCGTGCCGCAAGTTGTGATGTTTCTTCAACAACAGAAGGTTCTAGAATTGATTGGGGAACCTTCACTAGTGATGAAGTTTCTGGCAAAAACGTCGGTGATCAATTAGGAGATAACAAGACGTTTAATTTAGAGCTTTCTAATTGTACAGCAGCACTAGCAGCTGATGGAACAATCAATCTCTATGCTCGTGGTAATAAATCAAACTTTGATTCTGAAATGTTTGCTAACGCAACAGCCGCTTCTTTAGCTGTAAAATTGCTAGCAACAGCAAGTAATACTTTAGTTAAACCAAATGTTGAAACAGGTCTGAAATTAGGACAAGAGATCATTAAAGATGGTACTGGTCGTATTCCGATGACTGCTGGTCTGTATTTAACAAACGGTGCAGTAACAAGTGATGAATTAAAAGTACCTGTTACTTTTACTGTTGCTTATAACTAA
- a CDS encoding fimbrial protein codes for MNIFLLKRSLLSLFITPALFISFSAQSIEFDFKVTIDKQTCKLSVSGTSSNEVDFGSIQSNKIKNNLIEPIPIKVLLSDCKTNDFFDTYVTMKAKSTLNTITFNDDLNKSFGIRVSSKNNVAQSNTNTDFFKSEDTVWDNISKDKLEKTLYTYVKCKDPTICDPESGEFSATLTFSYIVD; via the coding sequence ATGAATATATTTCTATTGAAAAGGAGTTTGTTAAGTTTATTTATTACACCAGCACTATTTATTAGTTTTAGTGCTCAAAGTATTGAATTTGACTTTAAAGTGACCATTGATAAACAGACCTGTAAGCTCTCAGTTTCAGGAACAAGTAGTAATGAAGTTGATTTTGGTAGTATTCAATCGAATAAAATTAAAAATAATCTTATAGAACCTATTCCGATAAAGGTATTACTGAGTGACTGTAAAACGAATGATTTTTTTGATACTTATGTAACGATGAAGGCAAAAAGTACTTTGAATACGATTACTTTTAATGATGATCTCAATAAAAGCTTTGGTATTAGAGTATCAAGTAAAAATAATGTTGCTCAATCTAATACTAATACGGATTTTTTTAAATCTGAAGATACTGTTTGGGATAACATAAGTAAAGATAAACTAGAAAAAACACTTTATACCTATGTCAAATGCAAAGATCCCACAATTTGTGATCCCGAATCTGGAGAGTTTTCGGCAACATTAACTTTTTCGTATATCGTTGATTAA
- a CDS encoding fimbrial biogenesis chaperone has protein sequence MNNFIIKISVILILAFSYFNANAQGVSLGKTRVIFSESSSSESVYISNDDNQPYLIQAGVTEKIDGNLSSNFIVTPPVFRLESKSVSSLRILLKDTQDLPSNKESLFYLNTKIIPSTKRPNESELQESKLVLITNFVIKVIYRPENIARPLEQDYKKVFIKEQEGKWFLDNPTPYYMTLTSIKVNNEKYNKTFLLAPYSKTELVELSIKEASWHIINDYGELSKEFKYKD, from the coding sequence ATGAATAATTTTATTATAAAAATCTCTGTTATTTTAATATTAGCTTTTAGCTATTTTAATGCTAACGCTCAAGGGGTTAGTTTAGGCAAAACACGGGTTATTTTTTCTGAAAGTAGTTCAAGTGAAAGTGTATATATTTCAAATGATGATAATCAACCTTATTTAATACAAGCTGGCGTTACTGAAAAAATTGATGGGAATTTGTCATCTAATTTTATCGTTACTCCTCCTGTATTTCGCTTAGAAAGCAAGAGTGTATCATCTTTACGTATCTTATTAAAAGACACTCAAGATTTACCCAGCAATAAAGAGTCACTCTTTTATTTGAATACAAAAATTATTCCATCTACTAAACGACCTAATGAAAGTGAATTACAGGAATCAAAATTAGTATTAATAACTAATTTTGTGATTAAAGTAATTTATCGACCTGAAAATATAGCTAGGCCTCTAGAACAAGATTATAAAAAAGTTTTTATTAAAGAACAGGAAGGAAAGTGGTTTTTAGATAACCCAACTCCATATTATATGACATTAACATCAATTAAAGTTAATAATGAAAAATATAATAAAACTTTCTTGTTGGCACCTTATAGTAAAACTGAATTGGTAGAACTATCAATAAAAGAAGCTAGTTGGCATATAATTAACGACTATGGTGAGTTATCAAAAGAATTCAAATATAAGGACTAA